The following are encoded in a window of Halosolutus halophilus genomic DNA:
- a CDS encoding HIT family protein — MEQVFAPWRIEWIEREEKNPDVEECVFCELPALDADRNHLIVARSDRAVVMLNNYPYNPGHAMVIPDAHTGDYGDLDDEQLLDHARLKQRTFDALETALEPDGFNAGLNLGEGAGGSIGDHLHTHVVPRWKGDTNFMPVLSDTSVIVQALEDTYDRVHEAFAEQAGTTVPGDDAAVVVE; from the coding sequence ATGGAGCAGGTGTTCGCACCGTGGCGGATCGAGTGGATCGAACGCGAGGAGAAAAACCCCGACGTCGAGGAGTGCGTTTTCTGCGAACTCCCGGCGCTGGACGCCGATCGGAATCACCTGATCGTCGCGCGCAGCGACCGCGCCGTCGTCATGCTGAACAACTACCCGTACAACCCGGGTCACGCGATGGTGATCCCCGACGCACACACCGGCGACTACGGCGACCTCGACGACGAGCAACTGCTCGATCACGCCCGTCTGAAACAGCGGACGTTCGACGCACTCGAGACGGCCCTCGAACCGGACGGCTTCAACGCCGGCCTCAACCTCGGCGAGGGGGCCGGGGGCTCGATCGGAGATCACCTCCACACGCACGTCGTCCCGCGCTGGAAGGGTGACACCAACTTCATGCCCGTCCTCAGTGATACGTCGGTGATCGTCCAGGCACTCGAGGACACCTACGATCGGGTCCACGAGGCGTTCGCCGAGCAGGCGGGGACGACGGTCCCGGGCGACGACGCCGCGGTCGTCGTGGAGTAG
- a CDS encoding NAD-dependent protein deacylase produces MTTDETLATAARAIRDADETVALTGAGVSTASGIPDFRGDDGLWQQYDPGDFHVDRFRSDPGGYWDQHLDLHDEFFDDDVEPNGAHEALSDLEAAGHLDTLVTQNIDGLHADAGSDSVVRLHGTAAKAVCQSCRQRYDADPILERARDGELPPTCDECDGTLKPDTVLFGEPLPEHALLRSQAAARSADAFLAIGSSLTVEPAASLPKTAADRGATLVIANLDRTPLSRRATHEFRADVTEVVPRLRDAIVGDAEQ; encoded by the coding sequence GTGACGACCGACGAGACCCTCGCGACCGCTGCACGGGCGATTCGCGACGCCGACGAAACCGTCGCCCTGACCGGTGCGGGCGTCTCCACCGCGTCGGGGATCCCGGACTTCCGGGGTGACGACGGACTCTGGCAGCAGTACGACCCGGGTGACTTCCACGTCGATCGGTTCCGATCGGATCCGGGCGGTTACTGGGACCAGCACCTCGACCTGCACGACGAATTCTTCGACGACGACGTCGAACCGAACGGCGCCCACGAGGCGCTTTCCGACCTCGAGGCCGCGGGCCACCTCGACACGCTCGTCACGCAGAATATCGACGGCCTCCACGCCGACGCCGGCTCCGATTCCGTGGTCAGACTCCACGGAACCGCGGCGAAAGCGGTCTGCCAGTCGTGCCGGCAGCGGTACGACGCCGACCCGATCCTCGAGCGGGCCCGCGACGGCGAACTGCCGCCGACCTGCGACGAGTGCGACGGCACTCTCAAACCGGATACCGTCCTCTTCGGCGAACCGCTCCCCGAACACGCCCTGTTGCGATCGCAGGCTGCCGCCCGGTCGGCCGACGCCTTCCTCGCGATCGGTTCCTCGCTGACCGTCGAACCGGCCGCCTCGCTCCCGAAGACGGCCGCCGATCGCGGCGCGACGCTCGTGATCGCGAACCTCGATCGGACGCCGCTGTCGCGCCGGGCGACCCACGAGTTCCGGGCGGACGTGACCGAGGTCGTGCCACGGCTCAGGGACGCGATCGTCGGTGACGCGGAGCAGTAG
- a CDS encoding Lrp/AsnC family transcriptional regulator: MTDAYVNILVDPGAVTAAANEIGDLDAVSTVHVVTGEYDVVAQLELDDSDDLPRVVADEIHGVAGVVDTVTNVAFEP; this comes from the coding sequence ATGACCGACGCATACGTCAATATCCTGGTCGACCCGGGTGCCGTCACTGCCGCCGCGAACGAGATCGGCGACCTCGACGCGGTCAGTACAGTCCACGTCGTTACCGGCGAATACGACGTCGTCGCACAACTCGAACTCGACGATTCCGACGATCTCCCCCGGGTCGTTGCCGACGAAATCCACGGCGTTGCGGGCGTCGTGGATACGGTGACGAACGTCGCCTTCGAGCCGTAA
- a CDS encoding cupin domain-containing protein, translating to MEYEVVHTEDVPITDLSEIDEVPPDLQIRAIDEVLPTENVQLKLWYFEPGEEIQYHAHAEQEELYFVVEGEFSLKLGRSGEEEYVEAGPGTFWMARPEIGHGHRNVGDEEGVVLAIGAPAVEDPGLDPHSLDDEADE from the coding sequence ATGGAGTACGAAGTCGTCCACACGGAGGACGTCCCGATCACGGATCTCTCGGAGATCGACGAGGTGCCGCCGGACCTGCAGATCCGAGCGATCGACGAGGTACTACCCACCGAGAACGTCCAGCTCAAGCTCTGGTACTTCGAGCCCGGCGAGGAGATCCAGTATCACGCCCACGCCGAACAGGAGGAACTGTACTTCGTCGTCGAGGGGGAGTTCTCGCTTAAACTCGGCCGATCGGGCGAGGAAGAGTACGTCGAGGCCGGGCCGGGCACGTTCTGGATGGCCCGGCCGGAGATCGGCCACGGCCACCGTAACGTCGGCGACGAGGAGGGGGTCGTCCTCGCGATCGGCGCGCCGGCCGTCGAGGACCCGGGGCTCGATCCGCACAGTCTCGACGACGAGGCCGACGAGTAA
- a CDS encoding glutathione S-transferase N-terminal domain-containing protein — protein MVTLYRLEGCPYCEVVVDRLEELDVDYESVWVEGLHSKRNEVRRVSGQRQVPVVVDEEYGVTMAESERILDYLESTYA, from the coding sequence ATGGTCACCCTGTACCGCCTCGAAGGCTGTCCGTACTGCGAGGTCGTCGTCGATCGGCTCGAGGAACTCGACGTCGACTACGAGAGCGTCTGGGTCGAGGGGCTGCACTCGAAACGAAACGAGGTCAGGCGCGTCTCCGGCCAGCGGCAGGTCCCCGTCGTCGTCGACGAGGAGTACGGGGTCACGATGGCCGAATCGGAGCGGATCCTGGACTATCTCGAGTCGACGTACGCCTGA
- a CDS encoding peroxiredoxin family protein, protein MPPSEGETLPDFEAPLCDGETFRSTTLSGALGDRGGIVVCTGFAFSAIAQNWWKRFLRADWDEFEEVPVLGVSRDGPYAQNEFLRWLDRPDFRFFADVNGTVSESLDLLADRDHMANVSTPWRSAFVVDPDREVQYAFVADDWISPLPRSDIETAVGDL, encoded by the coding sequence ATGCCACCGTCAGAGGGTGAGACGCTCCCCGACTTCGAGGCACCGCTGTGTGACGGCGAGACGTTCCGATCGACGACTCTCTCCGGGGCGCTCGGCGATCGGGGTGGCATCGTCGTCTGTACCGGCTTCGCGTTCAGCGCGATCGCCCAGAATTGGTGGAAGCGATTCCTCCGCGCCGACTGGGACGAGTTTGAGGAGGTTCCGGTGCTCGGTGTAAGCCGGGACGGCCCGTACGCCCAGAACGAGTTCCTCCGCTGGCTGGACCGGCCCGACTTTCGGTTCTTTGCGGACGTAAACGGGACCGTGAGCGAGTCGCTCGATCTACTCGCCGACCGCGATCACATGGCGAACGTCTCGACGCCGTGGCGATCGGCGTTCGTCGTCGACCCCGACCGCGAGGTGCAGTACGCGTTCGTCGCGGACGACTGGATCTCGCCGCTCCCCCGATCGGATATCGAAACCGCTGTCGGGGACCTCTGA
- a CDS encoding winged helix-turn-helix domain-containing protein produces the protein MSETADNRPRCTYAEQDGPMGCDPHSIIELLAAGDTRDVYLRAEEPVTVREIAEELDLPRSTAYRKVERLQEAGLLRQLNERSKGGLPAHYVQSMDAVSVTYDDPVQIECSRNGATLWCEPE, from the coding sequence ATGAGCGAGACAGCCGACAACCGACCCCGGTGTACGTACGCCGAGCAGGACGGCCCGATGGGGTGTGATCCCCACTCGATAATCGAACTGCTCGCCGCCGGCGACACGCGAGACGTATATCTGCGTGCGGAAGAACCGGTGACGGTCCGTGAAATCGCCGAGGAACTCGACCTGCCGCGATCGACGGCGTACAGGAAAGTCGAGCGGCTTCAGGAGGCCGGATTACTCCGGCAACTCAACGAGCGTTCCAAGGGCGGGCTGCCCGCCCACTACGTCCAGTCGATGGACGCCGTCTCGGTGACCTACGACGATCCCGTCCAGATCGAGTGCTCCCGCAACGGGGCGACCCTCTGGTGTGAACCCGAGTGA
- a CDS encoding tRNA (N(6)-L-threonylcarbamoyladenosine(37)-C(2))-methylthiotransferase produces MARYHIETYGCTSNRGESREIERRLRDAGHYRVDGPGEADVAILNTCTVVEKTERNMLRRAEELADETADLFITGCMALAQGEEFAKADVDGQVLHWDEVPEAVTNGECPTTTPDAEPVLDGVVGILPIARGCMSDCSYCITKHATGKIESPSIEDNVEKARALIHAGATEIRITGQDTGVYGWDEGERKLHRLLDRICDIDGDFRVRVGMANPKGVHGIREELAEVFAENEELYDFLHAPVQSGSDDVLGDMRRQHQVEEYLEVVETFDEALDYWTLSTDFIVGFPTETDHDHEQSMALLRETRPEKINVTRFSKRPGTDAAEMKGLGGTIKKERSKEMSAVKREIVGEAYADMVGKTREDVLVVEEGTADSVKCRDSAYRQLIVRNADEYGLEPGDFVDLEVTAHETMYAFGEPA; encoded by the coding sequence ATGGCCCGGTACCACATCGAGACGTACGGCTGTACGTCCAACCGCGGAGAGAGTCGCGAGATCGAGCGGCGACTCCGCGACGCGGGCCATTACCGGGTCGACGGCCCCGGGGAGGCGGACGTCGCCATCCTCAACACCTGTACCGTCGTCGAGAAGACCGAGCGGAACATGCTCCGCCGGGCCGAGGAACTGGCCGACGAGACCGCGGACCTCTTCATCACGGGCTGTATGGCCCTCGCACAGGGCGAGGAGTTCGCGAAGGCCGACGTCGACGGCCAGGTCCTCCACTGGGACGAGGTCCCGGAAGCGGTCACCAACGGCGAGTGCCCGACGACGACTCCCGACGCCGAACCCGTCCTCGACGGCGTCGTCGGCATCCTCCCGATCGCGCGGGGCTGTATGTCCGACTGTTCGTACTGCATCACCAAGCACGCGACGGGCAAGATCGAGTCGCCGTCGATCGAGGACAACGTCGAGAAAGCCCGGGCGCTGATCCACGCCGGCGCGACGGAGATTCGGATCACGGGCCAGGACACCGGCGTCTACGGCTGGGACGAGGGCGAGCGCAAACTCCACCGCCTGCTCGATCGGATCTGTGACATCGACGGTGACTTCCGAGTCCGCGTGGGGATGGCCAACCCGAAGGGCGTCCACGGCATCCGCGAGGAACTGGCCGAGGTCTTCGCCGAAAACGAGGAACTCTACGACTTCCTTCACGCGCCCGTCCAGTCGGGCAGCGACGACGTGCTCGGCGACATGCGCCGCCAGCACCAGGTCGAAGAGTACCTCGAAGTCGTCGAAACGTTCGACGAGGCGCTGGACTACTGGACGCTCTCGACGGACTTCATCGTCGGCTTCCCCACCGAGACCGACCACGACCACGAACAGTCGATGGCCCTCCTCCGGGAAACGCGGCCGGAGAAGATCAACGTCACCCGCTTCTCGAAGCGCCCGGGTACCGACGCCGCCGAGATGAAGGGACTGGGTGGCACGATCAAGAAGGAGCGATCGAAGGAGATGAGCGCGGTGAAACGCGAGATCGTCGGCGAGGCCTACGCGGACATGGTCGGGAAGACCCGCGAGGACGTGCTCGTCGTCGAGGAGGGAACCGCCGACTCCGTGAAGTGTCGCGACTCGGCCTACCGACAACTCATCGTCCGGAATGCGGACGAGTACGGGCTCGAACCCGGCGATTTCGTCGATCTCGAGGTAACGGCCCACGAGACGATGTACGCCTTTGGCGAACCGGCGTAG
- a CDS encoding CbaC protein, with amino-acid sequence MRTTLPRLLIVIAILLVLLVELRTALAFFGVRVSFTTTIIVGAVVIGLIVLWAVSPTDDRSKE; translated from the coding sequence ATGCGAACCACGCTCCCTCGGCTGTTGATCGTGATCGCGATTCTCCTCGTACTCCTCGTCGAACTCCGGACCGCGCTCGCGTTCTTCGGCGTGCGGGTGTCGTTTACGACGACGATCATCGTCGGCGCCGTCGTGATCGGCCTGATCGTCCTCTGGGCTGTGAGTCCGACCGACGACCGATCGAAGGAGTGA
- a CDS encoding b(o/a)3-type cytochrome-c oxidase subunit 1, protein MRETFADEYPVQARLVRLVFTSSFVAFGVGAIFGLIQALHRTDVYRFIESEAYYTVLTGHGVFLVVTFTIFFLVGVYQWAVTDSLGRGPVDMRVTWVWYGLMVTGTLLAAFAILAGFVDWINVDSDTLFTFYAPLQGHPIFYVGLVVFVVGTWLAGVDWFRSWWAWKGDHPGERIPLPTFMVLTTMIMWYLSSIGVAVAILAFILPWSLGIVESINPLLTRTLFWYFGHSVVYFWLLPAYLLWYILLPKLSGGRLFSDPLARVVFILFVLLGTPVGIHHQYLDPGIAEGFKFIAMTNTMFLLLPSLLTAFTVVASMEHGARQRGGEGYLGWLTALPWREPAFTGMALAGAVFAFGGFTGIVNAGMNINYLVHNTLWIPGHIHTQVGTAAALTFMAGSYWLVPQLTGNRLVGRGLGLVQVLLWFVGIVFMTNSMYRGGLAGIPRRTAEPQYEGFEYEIAAGSIGELNAQLAIGGILLFVSAMLFLALMLLTAFNGGTEPIDDHRIPRPLSGPEDSPRVLDNLKLWAGIAIVLLVLAYGFPLASIVSRGGLFGPDIGPFPVLTEPASLVALLRATVEGGLASVGYG, encoded by the coding sequence ATGCGTGAGACGTTCGCCGACGAGTATCCCGTCCAGGCGCGTCTCGTTCGACTGGTGTTTACGTCCTCGTTCGTCGCGTTCGGCGTCGGTGCGATCTTCGGACTCATCCAGGCGCTCCACCGGACGGACGTGTACAGGTTCATCGAGTCGGAGGCCTACTACACCGTGTTGACGGGCCACGGCGTCTTCCTCGTGGTTACGTTCACGATCTTCTTCCTCGTGGGCGTCTATCAGTGGGCGGTCACCGACAGCCTCGGGCGCGGTCCCGTCGACATGCGGGTCACCTGGGTCTGGTACGGCCTGATGGTCACCGGGACCCTACTCGCGGCGTTCGCGATCCTGGCCGGCTTCGTCGACTGGATCAACGTGGATTCGGACACGCTCTTTACCTTTTACGCGCCGCTGCAGGGGCATCCGATCTTTTACGTCGGCCTCGTCGTCTTCGTCGTCGGGACGTGGCTCGCGGGCGTCGACTGGTTCCGCTCGTGGTGGGCCTGGAAGGGGGACCACCCCGGCGAGCGGATCCCGCTGCCGACGTTCATGGTACTGACGACGATGATCATGTGGTACCTCTCGTCGATCGGCGTCGCCGTGGCGATTCTGGCGTTCATCTTGCCGTGGTCGCTCGGCATCGTCGAGTCGATCAACCCGCTGCTGACGCGGACGCTGTTCTGGTACTTCGGCCACTCCGTCGTCTACTTCTGGCTGCTGCCGGCGTACCTGCTGTGGTACATCCTGCTGCCGAAGCTCTCCGGGGGACGGCTGTTCAGCGACCCGCTGGCTCGCGTCGTCTTCATCCTGTTCGTCCTGCTGGGAACCCCGGTGGGCATCCACCACCAGTACCTCGACCCGGGGATCGCGGAGGGGTTCAAGTTCATCGCGATGACGAACACGATGTTCCTGCTGTTGCCGAGCCTGCTGACGGCGTTCACCGTCGTCGCCAGCATGGAACACGGCGCTCGCCAGCGCGGCGGCGAGGGCTATCTCGGCTGGTTGACGGCGCTGCCGTGGCGAGAGCCGGCGTTCACCGGGATGGCGCTGGCCGGTGCCGTCTTCGCGTTCGGCGGATTCACCGGCATCGTCAACGCCGGGATGAACATCAACTACCTCGTCCACAACACGCTCTGGATACCCGGTCACATCCACACGCAGGTGGGAACCGCCGCCGCGCTGACGTTCATGGCCGGCTCCTACTGGCTCGTCCCGCAACTGACCGGGAACCGCCTCGTCGGACGGGGCCTCGGGCTGGTCCAGGTCCTCCTCTGGTTCGTCGGCATCGTCTTCATGACGAACTCGATGTACCGCGGCGGGCTGGCCGGGATACCCCGCCGAACGGCCGAACCGCAGTACGAGGGGTTCGAGTACGAGATCGCCGCCGGCTCGATCGGGGAACTCAACGCCCAGCTCGCGATCGGCGGCATCCTCCTGTTCGTCTCGGCGATGCTGTTTCTCGCGTTGATGCTCCTGACGGCGTTCAACGGGGGTACCGAGCCGATCGACGATCACCGGATCCCGCGTCCGCTGTCGGGTCCCGAGGACTCGCCGCGGGTGCTCGACAACCTGAAGCTGTGGGCCGGCATCGCGATCGTCCTGCTGGTGCTCGCTTACGGGTTCCCGCTCGCCAGTATCGTCTCGAGAGGCGGACTGTTCGGTCCGGATATCGGGCCGTTCCCCGTCCTGACCGAACCGGCGAGTCTCGTCGCCCTCCTCCGTGCGACCGTCGAGGGTGGACTCGCGAGCGTCGGCTACGGATAG
- a CDS encoding cytochrome c oxidase subunit II → MRIHTYEKLWLVAALVLIVAFIVTITYGSIGLGISMIDDSEEVLPPDDISEDDRFSEPRVEQVGENEYEAYVVARTFIFQPDPIEVPANSEVTFYVTSADVIHGFSVVGTNTNTMVIPGEVSTMTVEFDEPEEYGVICHEYCGSQHHTMEGKLNVVPEDEFDLTELSVEAPDEVEPGNETEFEVTVENGQLEDLETTIALEIGNETFEEDVTVPGDDSETVTFTVDTADLGEGDHDWTVIVDDHEESGTLTVAEAGDEGEQGDDGGDGNETGAGDGNETGDETGTDGEGDDDA, encoded by the coding sequence ATGAGGATCCACACGTACGAGAAGTTGTGGCTCGTTGCAGCGCTGGTGTTGATCGTCGCGTTCATCGTGACGATCACGTACGGCTCGATCGGGCTCGGCATCTCGATGATCGACGACAGCGAGGAAGTGCTGCCCCCCGACGACATCAGCGAGGACGATCGGTTCAGCGAACCGCGCGTCGAGCAGGTCGGCGAGAACGAGTACGAGGCGTACGTCGTCGCCCGGACGTTCATCTTCCAGCCCGACCCGATCGAGGTGCCGGCGAACAGCGAAGTGACGTTCTACGTGACGAGCGCGGACGTCATCCACGGCTTCAGCGTCGTCGGGACGAACACCAACACGATGGTCATCCCCGGCGAGGTGTCGACGATGACGGTCGAGTTCGACGAGCCCGAGGAGTACGGGGTGATCTGTCACGAGTACTGCGGCTCCCAACACCACACCATGGAGGGGAAACTCAACGTCGTTCCCGAAGACGAGTTCGACCTGACCGAACTGTCGGTCGAGGCTCCCGACGAGGTCGAACCCGGGAACGAAACCGAGTTCGAGGTCACGGTCGAGAACGGCCAACTCGAGGACCTCGAGACCACGATCGCGCTCGAAATCGGCAACGAAACGTTCGAGGAGGACGTCACGGTCCCTGGCGACGACAGCGAGACGGTGACGTTCACGGTCGACACGGCCGATCTCGGCGAGGGCGACCACGACTGGACGGTCATCGTCGACGACCACGAGGAGAGCGGGACCCTGACCGTGGCGGAAGCCGGGGACGAGGGCGAGCAGGGCGACGACGGCGGCGACGGGAACGAGACCGGGGCCGGCGACGGGAACGAAACCGGCGACGAGACCGGGACCGACGGCGAAGGTGATGACGATGCGTGA
- a CDS encoding cytochrome oxidase encodes MSDANVHKMSAPDETVSHEEFDPVGTLVLIALYFLVLMLMWLFTYFVEFLGSGPTPLVIA; translated from the coding sequence ATGTCAGACGCGAACGTCCACAAAATGTCGGCACCGGACGAAACGGTCAGTCACGAGGAGTTCGATCCGGTTGGAACGCTGGTGCTGATCGCGCTGTACTTTCTGGTACTCATGTTGATGTGGCTGTTCACGTACTTCGTCGAGTTTCTCGGGAGCGGCCCGACACCGCTGGTGATCGCATGA